Below is a genomic region from Deltaproteobacteria bacterium.
TCGGCCTCACGTCGGGGCAACGCGTGGACGTGACGAGTCATTGGCCGGCGGGCGAGCGCGACGAGCAGCGTCGCCTGCTCGGCTACCGCGTGCGCCCCTACGAACTGCCGCGCGGCTGCGCCGCCGCGTACTTCCCCGAAGCCAACGCGCTCGTGCCGATCGGGCAGTTCGCGGAGAAGAGCTTCACGCCGGCGTACAAATCGATCGTGGTGTCGCTGTCTCCCGCGTTGTGATGGCAGCCGCGGGCTCGTCCCCCTATTCGCATTTCGCAAGTTCGCACCGGGCGAGTGAGGCAACACTGTTAGGGTGCGCCGGCTCACGACTTGTTGGGCCGAAACAGGAGGGATTGCCCGATGTCCATGATCCAGGAATTCAAAGCGTTCGCGATGCGCGGAAACGTCGTCGACTTGGCGGTCGGCGTCGTGATCGGCGGCGCGTTCGGAAAGATCGTCTCGTCCGTCGTCGAAGACCTCATCACGCCGATCATCGGCATCGTGCTGGGCGGCGTCGACTTCAGCGCGATCAAGGCCGGCCCGTTTGGCATCGGGAAGTTCGTTCAGGCAGTGATCGACTTCACGATCATCGCGTTCGTGCTGTTCATGATCATCAAGGCGATGAACGCGGCGAAGAAGAAGGAAGAGGCCGCACCGGCGGCTCCGCCCGAGCCCCCGGCGGACGTCAAGCTCTTGACCGAGATTCGCGACCTGCTGAGCCGCCGCTAACGGCTCGCGCTTCCAGAAGGGCCGCGTGGCACACGCCGCGCGGCCCTTCGTGTCTTCGCGACCGGAGCCGAGAACTCCCTGACGCAACGAGCGTGAGGCGATCGTCGAGGCCGACTCGAAGGCTGACGCGCCGCAACAGCAGCCAGAGCGCCCTCGACATCGACCGCTACTCCCAAGCAGGTCGGCCGAGGCCGCAAGCGAAGCGCGCAGCGAGCCGGAGGCGAGCGAAGCCAACGAGGAAGATTCGCCGACGCGCCTCCGCGCATGAGCGTGAATGGATGGCGGATGCGCGTCGGCGAAGCGCGCAGCAGCGGGCGAGTCCACGAGCCCGATGCGAAGTAAACGTGGAAGATTCGCCGACGCGCTCCCACGGATGCGCGGGTCCCAACGAATCGCTGCGCGTCGGCGTCTCCCGACTCCGCGAGTCGCTAGAAGGTCGCGCCGCTTCGCGTGCGCCCTGCGAAGAACGGAATCGCGACGAAGCCGGCGAGGAAGCCGCCGGCGTGGGCCCAGAAGGCGACGCCTCCGCCGCCGGTCGCGCCGAGCGTCGGCAGGCCGCTCACGATCTGCAGCAGGAACCAGAGCCCGAGCACGACCACCGCGGGCACGACCATGCGCTGCACGAAGATCAGCCACACCGCGAGCATGTGGACGCGCGCGCGCGGATAGAGGCGCGCGTACGCCCATAACACCCCGCCGATCGCGCCCGACGCGCCGACCATCGGCACCGGGCTCGCGGGGTCCGAGGCCGCCTGCGCGGCGAACGCGGCGAGCCCGCACAGCACGTAGAACGCGAGGAAGCGCACGTGCCCCATCGCGTCCTCGACGTTGTCGCCGAAGACCCAGAGGAACCACATGTTGCCGATCAGGTGGAGCCAGCCCGCGTGCATGAACATCGAGGTGAGCACCGTGCTCCAGCGCGCAGGCGCCTCGATCACGCAGCTGAGCTCGTCGCCCATCGGCACCGCGGTTCCCGGCGCGGCGCGCCCTAACAGCTCACCTGGAATCGCGCCGTGCTCGCAAACCGAGAGCGCGAGGGCGCGCGAGTCGAAGCCGAGCCCCTGCAGCAGCGCCCAGGTCGCGACGTTGGCGCCGATCAGCGCGATCGTGACGATGCTCGCGCGGAGCGTCGGGTTTTCGTCGCGGAGCGGGAAGAACACGCGCTCAGTCTCCCGCGAGGCGCGGCAGACACTCGCGCTGCGCCCAGTCGAGCACGGTGCGCGCGAGCGCGATGCGCGCGTCCGAGAACGCGTGGTCCGAGCCGAGCTCGACTTCGCGCAGCTGCGCGCCGCCTTGCGCGCGGATCGCGGCCACGAGCGGCGCGTGGTGCTGCGCTGGCGGCGTCACGTCGTCGCGCGCGCCGGCGACGAGCAGCACGGGCTTGCGCGCGAGCGCTTCCGCATGACTCGTCGCCGCGTACTCGACGCGATGCGCGACGAGATCCTCGAGCATCGCCGCTCCCGAGATGTCGCGAATGCGCCCCTCGCCCCAGCTCTGGAAGAGCGCCGCCGTCTGCTTTGCCGCTTCCGGGCTCGCGCTCGCGCGTTCGCCGAGCGCTGCGAAGTTCGCGCCCGCTAGCGACGCGACGCACTTCACCGCGTCGAGCTTCGCCGCCGACACGAGCGCCGCTGCGCCGCCCATGCTGTGGCCGACGAGCACGATGCGCTGCGCGTCGACGCGATACCTCCGTGCGAACGCGGGCTCGCGCAGCGTCGCGACGACGGCGGCGACGTCTTCGAGCGCATTGCCGAAGCTGAACTCGCCGCCGCTGCCCCACGCGCCGCGATACGTGAAGTAGAGAGCGTTCCAGCCCGCGCGGCGCAGCGCCTGCGCGAGATCGAGATTGCGCTCGTTGCCGGGGAAGCCATGCAGCAGCACCGCCGTGGGATGCGGACCCGGCCCCGCCGCGATGTGTGCGTACGCGTTCAGGTGCGCGCCCGCGGAAACGAACTGCAGCTCCGGACTCTCCGCGGGCGGCTCGCCGCGCGGTGCGTCCATCGTCACGGGATCGAACGCAGGCGAAGCCGCGCACCCCGCGAGCGCGCTGGTCAGGGCCAAGAGCAGCGGCGAGAGCCTGCGCACGAATTCTCCTCGCGCTTCAGCGAGCCGCGATCCCGGCGAGCTCGGGAATTCGCGCGAACTCGGGGTGATCCGCCTGGTGCCGCGCGCGGTGCGCCCAAACGATCTCGGCGCCGCGCACGAGGAACATGCCGGGCATGCGCCGCGCGTCGCCCACACCGCGCTCGCCCGGCTCGTCGAGCAGCCCCTGCGCGCGCGCCCGTAACAACACCGGCACGACACCGGGATGAAACAGCTGCATGATCCCGCCGCGCCCGATGCCAATGCCGTCGTAGAACTGCGCGTCGGGATCCGCGACCGCGCGCGCCTCGGGCCAGTAGCGCCGCATGAAGGCCTTCCCCTCGGTCGGCGAGCCCTGATAGAAGAACAGCACCGCCGGGTAGCGGGCGTCTCGCAGCGTCGCCTCGCGCAGCCCCGCGATCGTCTCCTTGCAGAACGGACAGCCGAAGTGCCGCAAGAAAGCGAGCAACGTCGGGCCCTCGCCCAGCTGATCGCGCAGGCGCCCAGGCACCAGGTTCACGCCCTGCACGAAACGCGAGAGCAGCTCGTCGGGGATTTTTTCCACCGGGCGACTGTACAGACGTGTGGCGCGCGAGCCCTCTCGGCGCACGGAGGTTCTCTTGCGACCCGCTTGAGTGAGGGCCACCTGCAAACAAAGTGAGGCAACGAGCGCAGCCCGATGCCACTATGCGAGCACGATGCCTCGCTTCGTTCTCACCGGCGCCAACGGCAGGATCGGACAGAACCTGGTCGCTCGCGCAGCTGGCGCACGCGCGCTCGTGCGCTCGCAGCGCGCGGCGGATTCGCTCGCGGGCCTCGGCGCTGACGTGCGCGTGCTCGACGTGCGCGACGTGGACGCGCTCGCGCGCGCCGCCGAGGGCTGCGAGGCGTGGATCCATCTCGTCGGCATTCTCAAGGAAACGCGCAGCGCGAAGTACGTGGACGCGCACGAGCGCAGCTGCGAGGCCGTCGCGCGCGCAGCGGAGCGCGCGGGCGTGAGGCGCATCGTGTGCCTCAGCATCCTCGGCGCGCGCCCCGACTCCGCGAACGCGTGCCTCGCGTCGAAGGGGCGCGCGGATGCGCTGCTGCTCGGCGGCCGCGCGCCCGCGACCGTGCTGCGCGTGCCGATGGTGCTCGGGCCGGGTGAGATCGCGGCGTTTGCGCTGCGTGCGCAGGCGCGTGCGCGCGTCGCGTTCATGGTGCGCGGCGGCGCCACGCGCGAGCAGCCGATCGACACGCGCGACATCGTGTCGGCGCTTCTGCTCGGCGCGGCGGACAGCAGCGACGGGCACGTCGCGCTCGACCTCGCGGGCCCGGAGTCGCTCACGCATCGCGAACTGGTCGTGCGCATCGCGCGCGTGCTCGGGAAGCCCGCGCCCGCAGTGGTGCCGATTCCCGCTGCGCTCGCGTTCGGCGCCGCAGCGCTGCTCGAGCGCCTCGCCGAGCCGCCCGTCACGCGCGCGATGCTCGGCGTGCTCGAGCACGACGACCAGATCGACCCGCGCCCTGCCGCGCAGCGCCTCGGGCTCACGCTCACGCCGCTCGCCGACACGCTCTCCCACACCTTCGCGCCGGAGAACCGCGCCGCATGAGCGAACCCGTAACAACCGAGGGCGCGCCGAAGCCGAAGGGCGGCATCGTCCGCCACGCGATCCCTTGGGCGATCACGCTCGCGTGCTTCGCTTACCTCTACACGCGCATCGGTCGCGGCGCGCCGCCCGGGCAATCGGTGCCCGCGTATCTCGCTTCGATCTTCGCGTCGATCGACTGGGCCGCGTGGCTCGGGCTGATGATCCCGTACTCGCTGCTCTACCTGTTCGTCGACACCGCCGTGCTGTGGCGCGTCGTGAACTGGTTCAACACGCGCGTCTCGTACCGCGAGCTGCTGCCGATTCGCGCGAGCGCGTACATCATCTCGATCCTCAACGAGCAGGTCGGCAAGGGAGCGATCGGCTGGTACCTGAACCACAAGCACGGCGTGCCCGGCTGGCAGGTCGCGTCGAGCCTGCTCTTCATCATGCTGTGCGAGCCGCTCTACTTGTTGTTGTGGGCGGCGCTCGGTGTTCAGCTCACGTGGGACCGGCTGCCTGGGCTGTTCCACTGGATTCCCGCGATCGCGCTCGTCGCCGTGCTGCTCGTCGCCGCGATCGTCGCGTTCTTCCGGCTGCCCGCCTTCGCGAGCGTCGCGCTGCGCGAACGCCAGCTCTTCCACGCGTTCCGCCAGGCGCGCCCGCACCGGTACCTCGCGATCCTCGCGCTGCGCTCGCCGGCGCTGCTCGCCGCGGTCTACGTCTACTCGAAGTCGGCTGCGCTCTTCGGCGTCGAGATCCCGCTCGCGGACATGCTCGGCTTCCTGCCCGTGATCTTCTTCGGAACGTTCATCCCGGGCCCGTTCCGCGCCGCCGCCGTCACGATGTGGACCGTGATCTTCCCCGACCACACCGCCCAGATGGCGGTGTTCGGCCTCGTCATGCACAACTTCTTCGTGCTCTTCAACGCCGCGATCGGCGCGATCTTCCTGCCGAAGGCGAACGCGGAGCTGGCTCAGGCCAAGGCCTGATCACGGCGTCTGGGGCGCGTCTCCCGAAGCGCCCCGCCCAACTGCGGTCCTGCGCCGCAGTCGTTCCCGCGCGTGAGCGCCGTGCGCCGCCACGGCGTTGGCACGAGCGCTGCAGTCCTTCCCTCGCGGGAGGCTCGAACCGTGGCCAAAGCCCAATCGCCGGAAATGCTCGTCCGCAACGTCTTCTACCTGATGCTGTTCGGGGTCGTGATCGAGATCATCGTGATGGCGATCCTGCCGCGCGTGAACGTGTGAAGTCGGCCTGACGAGCGGACTGTCACTTCGTTTCCGGCGCGTACGGATTCGGGTCCACGTCCGCGCACAGGCCGTCGCCGTCCTCGTCGTCCGAAGAGTCGTGCGGGCACTTGTCGCACGCGTCGCCCCGGCCGTCGGCGTCGTCGTCGGCTTGGTTCTCGCTCGCGAGATCCGGGCACGTGTCGCACATGTCTTTCACGCCGTCGCCATCTCGATCGCCCATGTCGGCGAAGATCTTCAGGTGGAGCGAGGTGAGCAGGCGCGGCCCACCATGATCACCCGCGCCCTCCACGCGAATGCGCGCGTCCTCGCCTGGCGTGGCCTGCGCAGGAATTGCAACGGTCGCGCTCAGCGTGCCGCGTTCAGTCGCGCGCAGCGGCGGGAACGGACGCTCACCGCCGTCCTGTTCGAGCACTGCGGTGAGCGGCGTGCGCGGCACGAAGCCGCCGCCGGAGAGCAGCACCTGCTGGCCGCGCGCGAACGCGGTGGGGTCGCACTCCATGTACTCCGCGGGGTTCACGTTGAGCCGCGCGCGCAGCCGCTGAGGCTCGTCCTGTGCGCTCACCGCGAGCGCGGCGCCCAACCAGGCGCCAACGACGGCGAGGCGCACGCGCATCACGCGACCTCCCGAGAGCGAGTGGCGCGCAGTGCGGCGAGGCGACCCTGCATCGAGAGCAGCGTGGTCGCGACGAGCGCCCAGCCGAGCGCGCGCACGAGCGCGTCCGTGGGCCACGCGAGCGCGAGGCCGTCGCGTACGACGGGAATGCCCAGCAGCACGAAGTACGCGATGCCGTTCCAGCGCCCGAGCGCGCTCGCGCGCAGCGGGCGGCCCGCGAGCGCGCGCGAGTCGAGCGCGTACTGCGCGAAAGCGGCGAGCACGAGCAGCGGCAGCGGCGCGGGCACGATCCCTAACAATGCGAGCGCGCCGAGCCCGGCGGACACGAACAGCGCATCCGTGACGTGATCGAGGAATCCGCCGAGCGGGCTCGCCTCACCGAAGCGCCGCGCCACGCGTCCGTCGGCGAGATCGGTGCCGACCGCGAGCGCGAACGCCGCGAGCGCGAGCCCAGCGCTGCGCTCGCACAGCGCCCACACGAGCAACGGCGCGAGCACGAGCCGCACACCCGTGAGCGCGTTCGCGCGCGTGAGCAACCGCGACTTCGTCTGCGCCATGCGCGCGATCCTACACCTCGCCCGGTCGCCCTCTGCTCGCCTCCGCGCTGCCTGCAGCTCTGCTTCGCGTGCGCGTTGCGCGCGAAGACGCGCCGCTTGCCGCAGCTACGCTGCGCGCCCCTTCGGAGGTCCGATGCGCACGCTGTCCGCTTTCGCCGCACTTCTCGCGCTGTCGCTGCTTGCCGCCTGTGACTCCGGCGGCGGCGATGCGAACGCCGCAGCGATCAAGCGCGGCAAAGTCGTGTTCGAGACGAATTGCACCGCCTGCCACGCGCGCGACGCGAAGCTCGACGGCCCGGTCGGCCCCGCCATCGCCTGCGCCTCGCTCGAGCTGCTCACCGCGAAAGTGATCCGCAACGAGTACCCGCCGGGCTACACGCCCAAGCGCGACACGCAGGGCATGGCGCCGCTGCCGCACCTCGAGCCGGAGCTGCCCGCCCTCGCGGCCTACCTGGGATCGCTCGGCTGCGAGTGACGCCCGCGGCCTTCAGCCCACGCGCTTCACCGGCGCGAGCGGCTTCGGCTCTGCAGGCTCGCTGTAGAACTGCTGCGCGAATTTCCGATAGATCGCGATCGGCTGCTCGCCTTCGATCAGCGAAGGCCGCGCGACGTAGCGCTTGCGCGCCCAGATCGGCACGTCCGCCATCAGGTCGCTCGTGTAGCCGCGCACGAACAGCTGGCGCAGGATCGGCGCCACGAATGGGACGCGCGGGTTCTTCACGCGCGCGGCGAAGTTCAGCTCGACCTCGTTCGCCGTGATCGGCGTCGGCATCACCAACAAGTCCGCTTCGACGCCGATGCTCGGCATGCGCGCGTGCACGCGCGAGAAGCCGAGGCCGAACACCTCCGCCGAGAAGACGAGCGGCGCGCGGCGATTCGGCATGCCGAGGAAGTCGAGGCTGCGGTTCATCGCGTAGTCGACGTAGAGCACGTGGCCGTCGACGTGCGGCTCGCGCGTCGCGTGCGGATCGCCGTAGCCATGCGTGGGGCCGAAGTGCACGAGGTCGGAGCTGTTCTCGCAAATCTCCTGCGGGTGACCGCGGAACGCGCGGCGCAGGAACTTGAACGAGGTGAAGCCAGGCTGATCGATCGCAGGCGGCTGCCAGTGCGGCGCCTCGCCCTCCGCGTGCCAGTACGCGAGCACGATCCCGTTGCTCTCGCGGAGCGGCAGCGTGCGGAGGCGCACGCGCGGAGGTGTGCGGCCATCGGGCGTCGCCGCGCAAGCGCCGTCGCGGGCATAGGCGAAGCCATGGAACGGGCAGTGCAGCCGGTCGCCGCGCACCTTGCCGCCGCCGAGGTGCGCGCCGAGATGCGGGCAGTACGCGTCGTTCATCACCGCGGCGCCGCTCGCGTCGCGCCACATCACCCACTCGCGGCCGAAGTACTTCTTCTCGAGCACGCGACCCGCTTTGAGCTCGCGCGTCGTGGCGACGGCGAACCAGCCATTCGGGATCGATTCGTAGGGAACGGTCACGCGCGGGGGCCTCGGTGCGAAGCGGGCAAGTTAGGCGTCGCGCCCCCGGACCGCAGCAGAGCCGTCCCCGTAGCCGCGAATCCGCCGGCGCTGCCACGCGAGCGCGAGGCGGCGCAGCCCGCGCTCGAGCCATGGCGCGCGCGTGGTGTCCAGCTCGCGCCCGTCGCGCAGGCGCGTCACGACCTCGCCGCGCGCAAGCAGCTCCTCGCCGCCCGGGAGGAGAGTTCGCACGGGTGCGTCGCTCGCGAGCACGTCCTCGACGCCGCTGATGCGCACGGGCATCGCCTCGCGGTAGCGCACCGCGATCGCGCGCAGCCGCGCGCTGGCGGCGAGCGCGCCGGGTTTCGCCTCGCGAATCGCGAGCACGCTGTGCGCGCCCTCGAACACGACGTCGAGCACGGCGCCCAAGCGATCGGGGCGATCCTCGATGTCGAGCTTTCCCTGCAGCCAGAGGCACTGGTACGCGCGGCAGATGTGCGGGCGACGCGCGTAGATCGTGCAGCCGCGGGCGCCGAGCGCCGCGCACGAGATGCCGCCGAGTTTCTTCAACTCGTCGACCCGCAAGACCGTGCAGCACAACGTGCAATCGCCGCAGGAACGCGCGGGCTCCTGCGGCGATTGCATGAGTCGAGCTTGCTAGGGCTAGCTGTTGATGAGCAGCCCCGCACCGAACAGCACCACCGAGAGCGCGAGGCCGAAGTGGATCACGCCCGAGACGGTCGTGAGGTACTTCTGGCGCGCCGGCGCCGCGGGGCCGATCGCGTTGAACTCGAGCAGACCGACGAGCACTGCGAACACCACCCAGTAGATCGCGTCGTTCGTGCCGTCGTTGAAGCCGCCCGGCGCGTGTCGAGCGGAGCCCATGAACAGCAGCATCGGGATCGAGAACATCGTGTTGGTGCGCGACGTGCGAGCCGCGAGCGCGGCCTTGTCCGGCGTGCCATCGACCGGCTTCCCGCCCGCCGCGGTCTGCTCCGCGCTCTTGATCACGAAGTCGCGCTGCGCGGGCCAAATCACGAACCACACGTTTGCCCACATCACGGTGCCGAGCAGGCCGCCGGTCAGGATGCGGGTCATGTAGCCGTCACTCAGCGCGACGCCGTGGCCGAGCTGCATCAGCACGATCAGCCAGCCCGA
It encodes:
- the mscL gene encoding large-conductance mechanosensitive channel protein MscL, which encodes MSMIQEFKAFAMRGNVVDLAVGVVIGGAFGKIVSSVVEDLITPIIGIVLGGVDFSAIKAGPFGIGKFVQAVIDFTIIAFVLFMIIKAMNAAKKKEEAAPAAPPEPPADVKLLTEIRDLLSRR
- a CDS encoding rhomboid family intramembrane serine protease codes for the protein MFFPLRDENPTLRASIVTIALIGANVATWALLQGLGFDSRALALSVCEHGAIPGELLGRAAPGTAVPMGDELSCVIEAPARWSTVLTSMFMHAGWLHLIGNMWFLWVFGDNVEDAMGHVRFLAFYVLCGLAAFAAQAASDPASPVPMVGASGAIGGVLWAYARLYPRARVHMLAVWLIFVQRMVVPAVVVLGLWFLLQIVSGLPTLGATGGGGVAFWAHAGGFLAGFVAIPFFAGRTRSGATF
- a CDS encoding alpha/beta fold hydrolase; the encoded protein is MRRLSPLLLALTSALAGCAASPAFDPVTMDAPRGEPPAESPELQFVSAGAHLNAYAHIAAGPGPHPTAVLLHGFPGNERNLDLAQALRRAGWNALYFTYRGAWGSGGEFSFGNALEDVAAVVATLREPAFARRYRVDAQRIVLVGHSMGGAAALVSAAKLDAVKCVASLAGANFAALGERASASPEAAKQTAALFQSWGEGRIRDISGAAMLEDLVAHRVEYAATSHAEALARKPVLLVAGARDDVTPPAQHHAPLVAAIRAQGGAQLREVELGSDHAFSDARIALARTVLDWAQRECLPRLAGD
- a CDS encoding NAD(P)H-binding protein → MPRFVLTGANGRIGQNLVARAAGARALVRSQRAADSLAGLGADVRVLDVRDVDALARAAEGCEAWIHLVGILKETRSAKYVDAHERSCEAVARAAERAGVRRIVCLSILGARPDSANACLASKGRADALLLGGRAPATVLRVPMVLGPGEIAAFALRAQARARVAFMVRGGATREQPIDTRDIVSALLLGAADSSDGHVALDLAGPESLTHRELVVRIARVLGKPAPAVVPIPAALAFGAAALLERLAEPPVTRAMLGVLEHDDQIDPRPAAQRLGLTLTPLADTLSHTFAPENRAA
- a CDS encoding CDP-alcohol phosphatidyltransferase family protein; this translates as MAQTKSRLLTRANALTGVRLVLAPLLVWALCERSAGLALAAFALAVGTDLADGRVARRFGEASPLGGFLDHVTDALFVSAGLGALALLGIVPAPLPLLVLAAFAQYALDSRALAGRPLRASALGRWNGIAYFVLLGIPVVRDGLALAWPTDALVRALGWALVATTLLSMQGRLAALRATRSREVA
- a CDS encoding c-type cytochrome, giving the protein MRTLSAFAALLALSLLAACDSGGGDANAAAIKRGKVVFETNCTACHARDAKLDGPVGPAIACASLELLTAKVIRNEYPPGYTPKRDTQGMAPLPHLEPELPALAAYLGSLGCE
- a CDS encoding Rieske 2Fe-2S domain-containing protein is translated as MTVPYESIPNGWFAVATTRELKAGRVLEKKYFGREWVMWRDASGAAVMNDAYCPHLGAHLGGGKVRGDRLHCPFHGFAYARDGACAATPDGRTPPRVRLRTLPLRESNGIVLAYWHAEGEAPHWQPPAIDQPGFTSFKFLRRAFRGHPQEICENSSDLVHFGPTHGYGDPHATREPHVDGHVLYVDYAMNRSLDFLGMPNRRAPLVFSAEVFGLGFSRVHARMPSIGVEADLLVMPTPITANEVELNFAARVKNPRVPFVAPILRQLFVRGYTSDLMADVPIWARKRYVARPSLIEGEQPIAIYRKFAQQFYSEPAEPKPLAPVKRVG
- a CDS encoding urate hydroxylase PuuD yields the protein MDSALTQYIEFGFRWLHYLAGVVWIGMLYYFNFVQTPFFGTELGGSVKRDMTRGLVPTAMWWFRWGAMFTFISGWLIVLMQLGHGVALSDGYMTRILTGGLLGTVMWANVWFVIWPAQRDFVIKSAEQTAAGGKPVDGTPDKAALAARTSRTNTMFSIPMLLFMGSARHAPGGFNDGTNDAIYWVVFAVLVGLLEFNAIGPAAPARQKYLTTVSGVIHFGLALSVVLFGAGLLINS